In Ammospiza caudacuta isolate bAmmCau1 chromosome 2, bAmmCau1.pri, whole genome shotgun sequence, a genomic segment contains:
- the MXRA5 gene encoding matrix-remodeling-associated protein 5, translated as MRSPKSASRRTTAGSDEARRAGAGVEAGVQVTAGPAPPAARSRPEPRERRAAPAESASPSRRSCQARGGTKMGERALAGALSAVLLLGLALPRGALGCPQPCACYLPTEVHCTFRSLAAVPARIPKHVERINFGFNSIQSIYENSFAGLTKLELLMIHGNDIQNIPNGALKDLVSLQVFKISYNKLKAITGQTLQGLSGLMRLHMDHNRIEFIHPNAFNGLTSLRLVHLEGNLLQQLHPNTFSTFMVLDYFKLSTVRHLYLSENTLRTLPAGMFQGMPLLENLYLHGNPWDCDCSLKWLLEWNEVSGGVLKCKKDKAYEGGQLCAKCSSPKQLQKEDIQNLEDISCRKPVIQSSLRQNSSTQNEEDGDSYELSLEELQSSPWNITLNMTDEHGNIVHLNCEIKKPTGSTKIQWNQIQTQEIDINATIALDFECPMNRENYEKLWKLIAYYSEVPVKLERELMLRKEPKIIYQYRQGSDYDALYYTGVKAQILAEPSWVMQPLINIQLNRRQSTGKKVVLSFFTVFSQTIHTKTTRQQRNWVMIEQNQSTRTAQSVVEGSECQLSCSVKASESPSIQWLFPDGTKLQAPFNDKESRFSIPNSGQLIIKAVSYTDGGVYHCIAQVRDDVDIMPYRLVVQPAAIQVADSDVVRVEKNVGDLIALPCNAIAIPDPQLSWILPNSQVLNDLSNSSKGYMLPNGTLLIPRSHVTDSGHYRCVAVNQQGSDQIVVRVTVNKMVSDRSFKRIKLKKRPGSKGLSKTRGRVIDDEEGSGAGGMEEFPRRKNRLKDWEIPFKQKSDQVPEAQIKKGKKGRRKMKIWKSTDGTQDSNVAEGRRVFESRRRINVASKQINPQHWADILAKVRGKNLPRMTATTVSATTSLPSVMQESTPAPYPLASPPSSETGADVVDSSADASPVGEDEQLSVTASQNMEVFSAQPVLIRSETETFSNHRASEIPASMDTVEIALSGPYLTPVSPTPQPQGEQHLDVRTDDSIALTEEPLAKKIVTNFPNVQNSLFTVENVDKTVSSISEENSAFAELPLDATLLAEPQTVDLHSTLEESLKLNEGGPISVDTVTSAPSQFVEIIPTDSVGTTTAPSSTFPFVREKSNDARYQRKKISTSHTKMADLSNSFLAVTPVRVQSEEEPETQRNTVTQESISSSYADNSQTEEHRNLAIPKQNPIFILQSANAPHKTAELETASSMIRLTTVATTTIPYRKTMPSLITQHGRKRPYGRRRRPNRIRQRPKPLPRPVLTTEAMPIIPRTPEIEAVTKTSAATLKSPDLKNTKIQARKEERMESTPSLIPDSGVTEKITKIGDVITTFSFGPTASPLAAKHVPHPTKPETLELPVTEPITVLSSDAVHDALPTKESSVSLKPEQSEVPAYHSLDNVSAEKDMKADSKTVDHMAEQSRTTTSPAYRNTQYSILSTKLKSQEEPNLFDLEVVVNETTAGTFQVAYPTMSDLSIPVGTVEVYKHLSVSKEPWKPTVSVETAAKSKPSQQYEIITLSSSFSTAETQTFPVRETKKSLTSQAGTVPSSLDRKESMLHVFYHSQTTEKPPTTSTAFITLTKLVTLPPSISSTSHPSFHYTAKESNAFNRERFPEVKQVGAGGDKIVMTSKQNVHPTPSSNQNRISIQSKEQQLNELYSSKSNNSLLLNPSLPHPPAGMIPGINQRLPVVPPKHILVRGTMKLPVTQGPLSYFITHQPLHYTNKPEITAYAAHTIQDRKTSASQRESTAPTQASPFHKTNPLTESKFSNQGQNRYNFNSRFFGNNHVPDNRGTAGRLPSQGIPYYPSSRIPFLFNRTRIFPNLNMHPKPDVPSQPVPKDTNEKKVAQVLPTGITVQKATAIPVPPMPHATTTASPRVILKITPPAFQRTKPQISTTVHPFKNVYYHHQKFPSVPYMGGIMPRNSTVIQSSTNFRVHGERPKIIAKASQTISILAEMDAFIPCDAVGEPKPFITWTKVSTGALMTANSKLQRFEVWKNGTLLIRNAQLQDRGQYLCTAQNVHGEDKMMVMLTIVAHQPKILLSHYRDVTVYFGDTIAMECQASGTPSPLISWIFPDRKILQAVTTTESRIMLHENRTLSIKQATFSDRGVYKCVASNAAGADSIAVRLHIAALPPIIQQEKQENISLPLGSSINIHCTAKAAPAPSIRWVVFDGTQIRPSQFVNGNLFVFPNGTLYIRNVSPKDSGTYECIAANMVGAARRTVQLHVKKHASNARITGSSPQRTDVTYGGILHLDCSASGDPWPRILWRLPSKRMIDSLHSTLETRIKVFSNGTLVVHSVTDKDAGDYLCVARNKIGDDYVLLKVNVMMKPAKIEHKNENNHKVKYGGDLKVDCVATGLPNPEISWGLPDGSMINTFMQSDDSGSRTKRYVVFDNGTLYFNDVGLREEGDYTCYAENQIGKDEMKVRVKVVAEPATIRNKTYITINVPYGDVVTVACEAKGEPTPKVTWLSPTNRPIPALSEKYQIYRDGTLLIQKAQRSDSGNYTCVARNSAGEDRKMVWIHVDVQPPRINGHLSAITSVRETATRDSRKLIDCKAEGIPAPRVLWAFPEGVILPAPYYGNRITVHRNGTLDIRGVRQTDAVQLVCIGRNEGGEARLLVQLLITDHLEKPSFRDPVSERITAIAGHSINLNCSVQGNPKPSTSWILPNGSEVLSGSRLHRFYHKRDGILHISSLSAGDAGTYRCTARNAGGYVERVVFLKVGLRPEISNQYNNLVSIINGETLQLHCITQANQRAQISWTLPNGMVMDAPQAVGRFSLMENGSLTVREASVFDRGTYLCKVSTEYGTSVMTVPVIVIAYPPRITSEPAPVIYARPGNSVKLNCMAIGIPKAEITWELPDKSHLTTGAQSRLYGNKFLHPQGSLVIQQSTQRDAGFYKCTAKNILGSDSKTTYIHIF; from the exons ATGAGGAGTCCTAAGTCGGCGTCGAGGCGGACCACCGCAGGCAGCGATGAGGCTCGGCGAGCCGGTGCCGGAGTGGAGGCCGGGGTCCAGGTGAccgccggccccgcgccgccggccGCCCGCAGCCGCCCGGAGCCTCGGGAGCGGCGGGCAGCGCCTGCCGAGAGCGCCTCGCCCAGCCGCAG GAGTTGCCAGGCGAGGGGAGGCACCAAGATGGGGGAGCGGGCGTTGGCCGGGGCGCTGTCcgcggtgctgctgctggggctggcgcTGCCGCGGGGCGCCctgggctgcccccagccctgcgcCTGCTACCTCCCCACCGAGGTGCACTGCACCTTCCGCTCCCTGGCAGCCGTGCCAGCACGGATCCCCAAACACGTGGAAAGGATCAACTTCGG gttcAACAGTATACAGTCTATATATGAAAACTCCTTTGCAGGACTTACGAAATTGGAATTGCTCATGATACATGGAAATGATATTCAGAATATTCCTAATGGTGCTTTGAAAGATCTTGTGTCTCTACAG gttttCAAAATTAGTTACAATAAATTGAAAGCCATAACTGGCCAAACTCTTCAAGGACTTTCAGGCTTAATGAGACTGCACATGGACCACAACAGAATTGAGTTTATTCATCCAAATGCTTTTAATGGTTTAACCTCTCTAAGACTTGTCCACCTGGAAGGAAATTTGCTCCAGCAGCTTCACCCCAACACCTTTTCAACATTTATGGTCCTTGATTACTTCAAATTGTCAACAGTAAGACATCTCTACCTATCTGAAAATACCCTTAGGACCTTGCCTGCAGGGATGTTTCAAGGCATGCCACTGCTGGAAAATCTTTACCTTCATGGAAATCCATGGGACTGCGACTGCAGTTTGAAGTGGCTCCTTGAATGGAATGAAGTTTCTGGAG gtgttttaaaatgcaaaaaggaCAAAGCCTATGAAGGCGGACAGCTGTGTGCTAAGTGCAGCAGCCCAAAACAACTGCAGAAAGAAGATATTCAAAATTTGGAAGATATTTCCTGTAGAAAGCCTGTAATTCAGTCCTCACTGAGGCAAAATAGCAGCACTCAAAATGAGGAAGATGGTGACAGTTACGAACTCTCTCTGGAAGAACTTCAGTCCTCGCCATGGAACATTACTCTAAATATGACTGATGAGCATGGCAATATAGTCCACCTGAACTGTGAAATCAAAAAACCAACAGGCTCTACCAAAATTCAGTGGAATCAAATCCAGACTCAGGAGATAGATATAAATGCTACAATTGCACTGGATTTTGAATGTCCAATGAATCGAGAAAACTATGAAAAACTATGGAAGCTTATAGCTTACTACAGTGAAGTACCTGTTAAGTTAGAGAGGGAACTTATGCTCAGAAAAGAGCCTAAAATAATCTATCAGTACAGGCAAGGTTCAGATTATGATGCTCTTTACTACACAGGTGTAAAAGCCCAAATACTTGCTGAGCCTTCTTGGGTGATGCAGCCTCTTATAAATATCCAATTGAACAGGCGTCAGAGTACAGGGAAAAAAGTGGTGCTAtctttttttactgtgttttctCAGACAATTCATACCAAAACCACCAGGCAGCAGAGAAACTGGGTAATGATAGAGCAAAATCAGAGCACAAGGACAGCACAGAGTGTGGTGGAAGGGTCAGAGTGtcagctgagctgcagtgtgAAAGCTTCTGAGAGCCCCTCCATTCAGTGGCTTTTTCCAGATGGAACTAAACTGCAGGCACCTTTTAATGACAAAGAGAGTAGGTTTTCCATTCCCAATAGTGGCCAACTAATAATCAAAGCAGTCAGTTACACTGATGGAGGTGTGTACCACTGCATTGCCCAAGTGAGAGATGATGTGGACATAATGCCTTACAGACTTGTTGTGCAGCCTGCAGCTATTCAGGTAGCTGATTCAGATGTAGTGAGAGTTGAAAAAAATGTTGGAGATCTAATAGCTTTGCCATGCAATGCAATTGCCATCCCAGACCCACAGTTGAGCTGGATTCTTCCAAACAGTCAGGTACTCAATGATTTATCAAACTCCTCAAAAGGCTATATGCTGCCCAATGGTACTTTGCTTATTCCAAGGAGCCATGTCACTGATAGTGGCCATTACAGATGTGTGGCTGTCAATCAGCAGGGATCAGATCAGATTGTTGTAAGGGTCACAGTAAATAAAATGGTGTCTGACAGGTCATTTAAACGAATCAAACTAAAGAAGCGCCCAGGCTCAAAAGGTTTGTCAAAAACAAGAGGGCGGGTCATAGATGATGAagagggatcaggggcaggagggatggaggagttCCCACGAAGAAAGAACCGCCTAAAAGACTGGGAAATaccttttaaacaaaaaagtgaCCAAGTGCCAGAAGCTCAAATTAAAAAGGGGAAGAAgggcagaaggaaaatgaaaatctgGAAAAGTACTGATGGAACCCAAGACAGCAATGTTGCAGAAGGCCGGAGAGTATTTGAATCTCGAAGGAGAATTAATGTAGCAAGCAAACAGATTAATCCACAGCATTGGGCTGACATTTTGGCAAAGGTCCGTGGGAAGAATCTTCCTAGAATGACAGCTACAACTGTCTCTGCAACAACTTCACTGCCATCAGTCATGCAGGAGTCTACTCCTGCCCCTTATCCTTTAGCCAGCCCTCCATCTTCAGAGACAGGAGCTGATGTGGTGGATTCCTCTGCTGATgcatcacctgtgggtgaagaTGAACAATTGTCAGTCACTGCTTCACAGAACATGGAAGTGTTTTCAGCCCAGCCTGTATTAATAAGGTCAGAAACGGAAACATTCTCCAACCACAGGGCTTCAGAAATACCTGCAAGTATGGACACTGTAGAAATTGCTTTGTCAGGTCCATATTTGACTCCTGTCTCTCCAACTCCACAACCGCAAGGGGAGCAGCATCTTGATGTCAGGACAGATGATTCAATTGCTCTTACTGAAGAACCTCTAGCCAAAAAAATTGTGACAAACTTTCCTAATGTTCAGAACAGTTTATTCACAGTGGAAAATGTAGATAAAACTGTATCTTCTATATCTgaagaaaattctgcttttgctgAGCTACCACTTGATGCTACTCTCCTTGCTGAGCCTCAGACTGTGGATCTTCATAGCACCTTGGAGGAAAGCTTGAAGTTAAATGAAGGGGGCCCAATTAGTGTTGACACTGTAACTTCAGCACCTTCTCAGTTTGTTGAGATCATCCCAACAGATTCTGTTGGCACTACTACTGCTCCTTCATCTACTTTTCCATTTGTTAGAGAAAAGAGCAATGATGCAAGATACCAGCGCAAAAAAATATCCACAAGTCATACAAAAATGGCAGACTTAAGTAACAGTTTTCTAGCTGTCACCCCTGTTAGGGTTCAGAGTGAAGAAGAACCTGAAACCCAGAGGAATACAGTGACTCAAGAAAGCATATCCAGCAGTTATGCAGACAATTCTCAGACAGAGGAACATAGAAACTTGGCTATTCCAAAACAAAATCCCATATTCATTTTGCAAAGTGCTAATGCTCCTCATAAAACAGCAGAGTTAGAAACAGCTTCTTCCATGATTAGATTGACCACTGTGGCCACAACAACAATTCCATATAGAAAGACCATGCCTTCACTTATTACTCAGCATGGTAGAAAAAGGCCTTatgggagaaggagaaggcCAAACAGAATCCGACAAAGACCAAAGCCTTTGCCCCGTCCTGTTTTAACCACAGAGGCAATGCCTATAATTCCAAGGACACCTGAAATTGAAGCTGTTACCAAAACTTCTGCTGCAACTCTTAAAAGTCCTGATcttaaaaacaccaaaatacAGGCTAGGAAAGAGGAGCGTATGGAATCCACTCCTTCCTTAATTCCTGATTCGGGTGTCACagagaaaattacaaaaatcGGAGATGTGATCACAACTTTCTCTTTTGGGCCTACTGCTTCTCCACTTGCAGCCAAACATGTGCCACATCCTACTAAGCCTGAAACCTTGGAACTTCCAGTGACTGAGCCCATCACAGTTTTATCATCAGATGCTGTACATGATGCGCTTCCCACGAAAGAATCAAGTGTATCTCTGAAACCAGAGCAAAGTGAAGTGCCAGCATACCACTCATTAGACAACGTCTCTGCGGAGAAGGACATGAAAGCAGATTCTAAAACTGTGGATCATATGGCAGAACAATCAAGGACCACAACTTCTCCTGCATATAGAAATACTCAATACTCAATACTATCAACAAAACTAAAATCTCAAGAAGAGCCTAACCTATTTGACTTAGAAGTTGTGGTTAATGAAACAACTGCTGGAACATTCCAGGTGGCATATCCCACTATGAGTGACTTAAGTATTCCTGTTGGCACAGTCGAAGTTTATAAGCACCTATCAGTTTCAAAAGAGCCATGGAAGCCCACAGTATCTGtagaaacagcagcaaaatctAAGCCATCTCAGCAGTATGAGATAATTACTTTATCCTCCTctttcagcactgcagaaacTCAGACTTTTCCAGTTAGAGAGACAAAGAAATCTCTTACTTCCCAGGCTGGGACAGTGCCATCTTCCTTGGACAGAAAGGAATCTATGTTACATGTGTTTTATCATTCACAGACGACTGAAAAGCCTCCTACTACATCCACTGCTTTTATTACGCTTACAAAACTTGTCACTCTTCCCCCTTCCATTTCAAGCACTTCCCATCCTTCTTTTCATTATACAGCCAAGGAGAGTAATGCCTTTAATCGAGAAAGGTTCCCAGAAGTAAAACAAGTTGGAGCAGGTGGTGACAAAATAGTGATGACCTCAAAACAGAATGTTCATCCTACTCCTTCCTCTAACCAGAACAGGATTAGCATACAGTCCAAAGAGCAGCAATTAAATGAGTTGTATAGTAGCAAGTCAAACAACAGTTTACTGCTAAATCCAAGTCTTCCCCATCCACCTGCCGGAATGATACCAGGCATAAACCAAAGACTACCTGTTGTGCCTCCAAAGCACATTCTAGTAAGAGGCACAATGAAGCTTCCTGTAACACAGGGCCCTCTTAGCTATTTTATAACACATCAACCCCTTCACTACACAAACAAACCAGAGATAACAGCCTATGCAGCACATACCATCCAGGACAGGAAAACTTCTGCTTCCCAGAGAGAATCAACTGCCCCAACACAAGCCTCTCCATTTCACAAAACAAATCCATTAACTGAAAGCAAGTTCAGTAATCAGGGTCAGAACAGATACAATTTTAATTCAAGATTTTTTGGAAATAACCATGTTCCAGATAacagaggcacagctgggagacTTCCAAGTCAAGGGATCCCCTATTACCCCAGTTCCAGAATACCATTCCTTTTCAACAGAACAAGGATATTCCCTAACTTAAATATGCATCCTAAACCAGATGTTCCGAGTCAACCAGTGCCAAAAGACACAAATGAGAAGAAGGTTGCTCAGGTCTTACCTACTGGGATTACAGTGCAGAAAGCTACAGCTATTCCAGTGCCTCCAATGCCACATGCCACAACGACTGCATCACCACGGGTGATTTTAAAGATCACCCCTCCAGCCTTTCAGCGCACAAAACCACAAATAAGCACTACAGTTcatccttttaaaaatgtctaTTATCATCATCAAAAATTTCCATCTGTTCCTTACATGGGAGGCATTATGCCACGCAATTCGACTGTAATTCAGTCTTCCACTAATTTTAGAGTACACGGAGAAAGACCTAAAATTATCGCAAAAGCATCTCAGACCATATCCATCCTTGCTGAAATGGATGCTTTTATCCCTTGTGATGCAGTTGGGGAACCCAAGCCTTTTATTACTTGGACAAAAGTCTCTACAG GAGCTCTAATGACAGCCAACAGCAAGTTACAGAGGTTTGAAGTCTGGAAAAATGGTACTCTCCTTATCCGAAATGCTCAGCTTCAGGATCGTGGACAGTATTTATGCACAGCTCAGAACGTGCATGGCGAAGATAAAATGATGGTTATGCTCACAATTGTAGCCCACCAGCCCAAAATTTTACTTTCCCACTATCGAGATGTCACGGTGTACTTTGGAGATACCATAGCAATGGAGTGTCAGGCTAGCGGGACTCCAAGCCCATTAATTTCATGGATTTTCCCCGACAGGAAGATTTTGCAGGCAGTCACAACCACAGAAAGCAGAATAATGCTTCATGAAAACCGAACTTTGTCTATCAAGCAAGCAACTTTTTCAGACCGAGGAGTTTACAAATGTGTAGCAAGCAAtgctgcaggagctgacagCATTGCAGTGAGGCTGCACATTGCAGCCTTACCCCCCATcatccagcaggaaaagcaagagAACATTTCCCTGCCCCTTGGTAGCAGTATTAACATCCACTGCACTGCCAAAGCAGCACCTGCTCCCAGCATCCGCTGGGTGGTCTTTGATGGCACCCAAATCCGACCTTCTCAGTTTGTCAATGggaatttatttgtttttcctaaTGGGACTCTCTACATTCGCAACGTGTCCCCCAAGGACAGTGGGACCTACGAGTGCATTGCTGCCAACAtggtgggagctgccaggagaaCAGTACAACTCCATGTGAAGAAGCACGCATCTAATGCTAGGATCACTGGGAGCTCTCCTCAGAGAACAGATGTAACATACGGTGGCATCCTGCATTTGGACTGTAGTGCTTCTGGTGACCCTTGGCCTCGGATATTATGGAGGTTGCCTTCCAAAAGGATGATTGATTCCCTTCACAG CACTTTGGAAACTAGAATCAAAGTTTTCAGCAATGGGACTTTGGTTGTTCATTCAGTTACAGACAAAGATGCAGGAGACTACTTGTGTGTGGCCCGCAATAAGATAGGGGATGACTACGTGCTCCTCAAAGTGAATGTGATGATGAAACCAGCAAAAATAGAACATAAGAATGAGAATAACCACAAAGTCAAGTATGGAGGGGACCTGAAAGTTGATTGTGTAGCCACAGGTCTGCCAAACCCAGAGATCTCCTGGGGTCTTCCAGATGGCAGCATGATCAATACTTTCATGCAGTCGGATGACAGCGGCAGCCGGACGAAGCGATACGTGGTCTTTGATAATGGAACCCTGTATTTCAATGATGTTGGACTGAGAGAGGAGGGAGACTACACCTGCTATGCTGAAAACCAGATTGGGAAGGATGAAATGAAAGTGCGGGTCAAAGTGGTGGCAGAGCCTGCAACCATCAGGAACAAAACATACATCACTATTAACGTACCTTATGGTGATGTTGTCACAGTGGCATGTGAAGCCAAAGGAGAACCCACTCCCAAGGTGACCTGGCTTTCCCCAACCAACAGGCCTATTCCTGCCCTGTCTGAAAAGTACCAGATATACAGAGATGGCACCCTCCTCATCCAAAAGGCCCAAAGGTCTGACAGTGGTAACTACACGTGTGTAGCACGGAACAGTGCTGGAGAAGATCGGAAGATGGTCTGGATCCATGTTGACGTTCAGCCTCCCAGAATCAACGGTCATCTCAGTGCGATAACATCTGTGCGGGAGACAGCCACCAGAGACAGCCGGAAACTTATTGACTGCAAAGCTGAGGGCATCCCTGCTCCTCGTGTCCTGTGGGCTTTTCCAGAAGGAGTAATCTTACCGGCTCCCTACTATGGGAACAGGATCACTGTGCATCGCAATGGAACGTTGGACATCAGAGGGGTGAGACAGACGGACGCCGTGCAGCTCGTGTGCATCGGGCGCAACGAAGGTGGGGAAGCGAGACTGCTGGTGCAGCTCCTCATCACAGACCATTTGGAGAAGCCCTCCTTCAGGGACCCTGTCAGTGAAAGGATCACTGCCATTGCTGGGCACAGCATCAATCTGAACTGCTCAGTCCAGgggaaccccaaacccagcacgAGCTGGATCCTTCCCAATGGCTCTGAAGTGCTGAGTGGCAGTCGCCTGCACAGATTTTACCATAAGAGGGATGGGATCTTACACATCAGCAGCTTAtctgctggggatgctggcaCCTACCGCTGTACAGCCAGAAACGCGGGAGGGTATGTGGAACGAGTAGTCTTCCTGAAGGTGGGACTCAGGCCAGAAATCAGCAACCAGTACAACAACCTGGTGAGCATCATCAATGGAGAAACTCTGCAGCTTCACTGCATCACCCAGGCAAACCAGCGGGCACAGATCTCTTGGACACTGCCCAATGGTATGGTTATGGATGCCCCCCAGGCCGTGGGTCGCTTTTCCCTGATGGAGAATGGCTCACTTACAGTGCGTGAGGCTTCTGTATTTGACAGGGGCACCTACCTGTGCAAAGTGTCAACAGAGTATGGCACTTCTGTTATGACTGTGCCTGTCATTGTCATTGCCTATCCTCCTCGGATCACCAGTGAGCCAGCACCTGTCATCTATGCCAGACCTGGAAATTCAGTTAAACTGAACTGCATGGCCATTGGGATTCCTAAAGCAGAAATAACATGGGAGCTTCCAGATAAATCACATCTGACAACAGGAGCTCAATCCCGCCTGTATGGAAACAAATTCCTCCATCCTCAGGGGTCATTAGTCATCCAGCAGTCCACTCAAAGGGATGCAGGCTTCTATAAATGCACTGCTAAAAATATACTAGGCAGTGATTCTAAAACAACCTACATACACATATTCTAA